A single window of Saccharomyces kudriavzevii IFO 1802 strain IFO1802 genome assembly, chromosome: 16 DNA harbors:
- the MNN9 gene encoding mannosyltransferase complex subunit MNN9 (similar to Saccharomyces cerevisiae MNN9 (YPL050C); ancestral locus Anc_8.500) — protein sequence MSLSHVSYRLRKNPWLSIFLPLLAIFLIYIVFFQRDQSLLGLDGQSISQYKWAHEKENTFYFPFTKKYKMPKYSYKKKSGWLFNDHVEDIIPEGHIAHYDLNKLHSTSDAAVNKEHVLILTPMQTFHQQYWDNLLQLSYPRELIELGFITPRTATGDLALKNLENAIKKVQTDKKTQRFSKITILRQNSQSFDKLMEKERHALDVQKERRAAMALARNELLFSTIGPHTSWILWLDADIIETPVSLIQDMTQHDKAVLAANIYQRFYDQEKKQPSIRPYDFNNWQESDTGLEIASQMGDDEIIVEGYAEIATYRPLMAHHYNADGLPNEEMALDGVGGGCTLVKADVHRDGAMFPNFPFYHLIETEGFAKMAKRLNYNVFGLPNYLVYHIEEENH from the coding sequence ATGTCACTTTCTCATGTATCATACCGTTTAAGAAAAAACCCGTGGCTAAGCATTTTTCTGCCTCTTTTGGCTATATTTCTGATATATATTGTCTTCTTTCAAAGGGATCAATCGTTACTAGGACTTGACGGGCAATCCATTTCTCAATACAAATGGGCAcacgaaaaggaaaacacATTTTACTTCCCTTTCACCAAGAAATATAAGATGCCAAAGTATTCttataagaagaaaagcgGCTGGTTGTTCAACGATCACGTGGAAGACATTATTCCTGAAGGTCATATTGCTCATTACGATTTGAACAAATTACACTCTACTTCAGACGCAGCTGTTAATAAGGAACATGTTTTAATACTGACTCCGATGCAAACATTTCATCAACAATATTGGGACAATCTGCTGCAGTTAAGTTATCCGCGGGAGTTGATCGAGTTGGGATTCATTACACCAAGAACAGCCACTGGTGATTtagcattgaaaaatttggagaaCGCCATTAAAAAAGTCCAAACCGACAAGAAAACTCAAAGATTTAGTAAAATCACTATCTTGCGACAGAATTCTCAGAGTTTTGATAAGTTaatggaaaaggaaagacaCGCCTTAGACGTTCAAAAGGAGAGACGTGCGGCAATGGCTCTGGCACGTAACGAGTTGCTATTTTCTACGATAGGTCCCCACACTTCTTGGATTTTGTGGCTAGACGCTGATATCATAGAGACACCGGTGTCTTTAATTCAAGATATGACTCAACACGACAAAGCCGTCTTAGCTGCGAACATCTACCAAAGGTTCTATgatcaagagaaaaagcaGCCGTCGATTAGGCCATATGATTTCAACAATTGGCAAGAAAGTGATACTGGTTTGGAAATAGCCTCTCAGATGGGTGACGATGAGATTATCGTGGAGGGTTATGCAGAGATTGCCACCTATAGACCGCTCATGGCGCATCACTACAACGCCGATGGCCTAccaaatgaagaaatggcGCTGGACGGTGTTGGTGGTGGCTGTACCTTGGTTAAAGCGGACGTTCACAGGGACGGTGCTATGTTCCCCAATTTTCCATTCTACCATTTGATTGAAACCGAAGGATTTGCCAAGATGGCTAAGAGACTAAATTACAATGTATTTGGCTTGCCAAACTACTTAGTTTATCACatagaggaagaaaatcatTAA
- the DIG1 gene encoding Dig1p (similar to Saccharomyces cerevisiae DIG2 (YDR480W) and DIG1 (YPL049C); ancestral locus Anc_8.499) — MTVSERLRTTREDNSMTKATLDVAGEAEANARSASGSNNNEKKSPPDENAIVQGPDLEHSPEDDHSGERSLDREAAATKKRKIQPLKNPKKSLKRGKVPAPLNLLDSNTSTHASSSKEGSSASSNSVQFPSITSQGVKSAPAQVTQHSKFQPRVQYLGKASSRQSIQVNSNSSTYGKIPMPSAGIMTAINPYMPMNRYIMSPYYNPYGIPPPHMMNKPIMTPYGPYPYPIGPRSSIPFGMQGSNTRSFEENEYAASGYRNKRGNDSSDSPLSGTASTGKSRRSEEGSRNSSAGSSANVSPTHQHTDLGPADVIPAEEYHLEQDALLSANTKTRSTSTSTSTSRGSWHDAEPNEDDEEGTDLAIEDGAVPTPTFTTFQRSLQQQQSPTLLQGEIRLSSHIFAFEFPLSSSNVDKRMFMSICNKVWNESKELAKKSSHHRTGK; from the coding sequence ATGACCGTGTCAGAACGTTTGAGAACAACCCGTGAAGATAATTCGATGACTAAAGCAACGCTAGACGTAGCTGGAGAGGCAGAAGCCAATGCAAGGAGTGCCAGTggcagcaacaacaacgaaaaaaaaagtccGCCAGACGAAAATGCAATTGTCCAGGGACCAGATTTGGAGCATAGCCCGGAGGACGATCATTCTGGTGAAAGAAGTTTAGATCGTGAGGCTGCTGCTacgaagaagaggaaaatcCAGCCGTTGAAGAATCCGAAGAAATCACTGAAAAGAGGTAAGGTCCCAGCGCCGCTGAACTTGTTGGATAGTAACACCAGCACACATGCTTCTAGTTCTAAAGAGGGCAGTTCAGCTTCGTCGAACTCTGTGCAGTTCCCCTCCATCACTAGCCAAGGCGTGAAGAGCGCGCCCGCACAAGTTACACAGCATTCCAAGTTCCAGCCTCGTGTGCAATACTTGGGAAAGGCCAGTTCTAGGCAGTCCATACAGGTGAATAGCAATAGCAGCACTTACGGGAAGATACCGATGCCCTCAGCGGGCATTATGACAGCAATAAACCCCTACATGCCCATGAACCGTTACATAATGTCTCCGTACTACAATCCGTACGGTATTCCTCCGCCTCACATGATGAACAAGCCAATAATGACGCCCTATGGGCCTTATCCATATCCAATAGGCCCACGAAGCTCTATTCCGTTCGGCATGCAGGGCAGCAACACTAGATCGTTTGAGGAGAACGAGTATGCTGCCAGCGGGTACAGAAACAAAAGGGGGAACGACTCTTCCGATTCGCCCTTGAGTGGCACCGCCTCTACTGGGAAATCCAGGAGATCCGAGGAAGGTTCAAGGAACTCAAGTGCGGGTTCAAGTGCAAATGTCAGTCCCACGCATCAGCACACGGACCTGGGCCCAGCTGATGTGATTCCTGCAGAGGAATACCACTTGGAACAAGATGCTTTACTCTCAGCTAACACCAAAACTAGAAGCACAAGCACGAGCACGAGCACGAGCAGGGGCTCGTGGCATGACGCTGAACCcaatgaagacgatgaagagGGTACCGACTTGGCCATCGAGGACGGAGCAGTTCCCACGCCCACCTTCACTACGTTCCAGCGGAGTttgcagcagcagcagtcGCCCACTCTTCTCCAGGGCGAAATCCGGCTCTCCTCCCACATATTTGCCTTTGAATTTCCCCTGAGCTCCAGCAATGTCGACAAAAGAATGTTCATGAGCATATGTAACAAGGTTTGGAATGAATCAAAGGAGCTGGCTAAAAAATCATCGCATCATAGGACAGGCAAGTGA
- the CAM1 gene encoding translation elongation factor EF1B gamma (similar to Saccharomyces cerevisiae CAM1 (YPL048W); ancestral locus Anc_8.498), which produces MSQGTLYANFRIRTWVPRGLVRALKLDVNVVAPDSAAEQFARDFPLKKVPAFVGPRGYKLTEAMAINYYLVKLSKDEKVKTQLLGAEDDLNAQAQIIRWQSLANNDFCIQMVNAVAPLKGDVPYNKKNVDGAMDAIGKIVEVFDARLRDNAYLATESISLADLVAASIFTRYFENLFGPEWRAQHPAIVRWFNDVRASFFLKDEYKDFQFTEKPLAPPQEKKEFKPATTELEAFNRRLRHPLDLLEEPTFVLNDWKGKYSNEDTRSVALPWFWEHYNSKEYSLWKVTYKYNDELTLTFMSNNLVGGFFNRLSSSIKYMFGCLVVYGENNNNGIVGAIMVKGQDYVPAFEVAPDWESYDYVKLDPNNDDDKEFVNNMWAWDKPVSVNGEPKEIVDGKVLK; this is translated from the coding sequence ATGTCTCAGGGTACATTATATGCTAACTTCAGAATCAGAACTTGGGTTCCTAGGGGCCTTGTCAGGGCTTTGAAGCTGGATGTCAACGTTGTTGCGCCAGACAGTGCTGCGGAGCAGTTTGCGAGGGACTTcccattgaagaaggtgcCTGCCTTTGTTGGTCCAAGGGGCTATAAGCTGACCGAGGCCATGGCCATCAACTACTACTTGGTCAAGCTTTCGAAGGACGAAAAGGTGAAGACCCAGCTATTGGGTGCTGAGGATGATTTGAACGCTCAAGCGCAGATCATCAGATGGCAATCGCTGGCTAACAACGACTTCTGCATCCAGATGGTCAACGCTGTTGCCCCTTTGAAGGGTGACGTCCCTTACAACAAGAAGAACGTCGACGGGGCCATGGACGCCATTGGCAAGATCGTGGAGGTCTTCGACGCTAGATTGAGGGACAACGCCTACTTGGCCACCGAGAGTATCTCTTTGGCTGACTTAGTCGCCGCTTCCATCTTCACCAGATACTTCGAAAATCTCTTCGGTCCCGAATGGAGGGCTCAACATCCAGCCATTGTCAGATGGTTCAACGACGTTAGagcttctttcttcttgaaagacGAATACAAGGATTTCCAGTTCACGGAAAAGCCACTGGCTCCTCCacaagagaagaaggagTTCAAGCCAGCCACTACCGAGCTTGAAGCCTTTAATAGAAGACTAAGGCACCCATTGGACTTGTTGGAGGAGCCAACATTCGTCTTGAATGACTGGAAGGGAAAGTACTCTAACGAAGACACCAGATCGGTTGCTTTGCCCTGGTTCTGGGAACATTACAACTCGAAAGAATACTCTCTGTGGAAAGTCACTTACAAGTACAATGATGAATTGACCTTAACCTTCATGTCCAACAACTTGGTCGGCGGTTTCTTCAACAGACTGAGTTCCTCCATAAAGTACATGTTCGGTTGTCTAGTCGTCTATGgtgaaaacaacaacaacggCATTGTCGGTGCCATCATGGTTAAGGGCCAAGACTACGTCCCAGCCTTCGAAGTCGCTCCGGACTGGGAATCTTACGATTACGTCAAGTTGGACCCAAACAATGACGACGACAAAGAGTTCGTCAACAACATGTGGGCTTGGGACAAGCCAGTTTCCGTCAACGGTGAACCAAAGGAAATTGTTGACGGTAAGGTGTTGAAGTAA
- the SGF11 gene encoding SAGA histone acetyltransferase complex subunit SGF11 (similar to Saccharomyces cerevisiae SGF11 (YPL047W); ancestral locus Anc_8.496) — MTEETITIDSISNGILNNLLTTLIQDIVSQEATQQQLLKTRYPDLRNYYYDPNGALDINGLHKQQESSQYIHCENCGRDVSANRLAAHLQRCLSRGARR, encoded by the coding sequence ATGACCGAAGAAACTATTACTATAGACTCTATTTCGAATGGGATACTGAATAACCTACTAACCACGTTGATTCAGGACATCGTCTCTCAGGAAGCTACCCAACAACAATTGTTGAAGACGAGGTACCCGGATCTTCGCAACTACTATTACGATCCGAACGGAGCTCTTGATATCAATGGATTGCACAAACAACAAGAGTCGTCCCAGTACATCCACTGCGAAAATTGCGGCAGAGACGTATCGGCAAATAGACTGGCTGCCCATTTGCAGAGATGTTTAAGTAGGGGCGCTAGACGTTAG
- the ELC1 gene encoding elongin C (similar to Saccharomyces cerevisiae ELC1 (YPL046C); ancestral locus Anc_8.494), translating into MCQDPVTLVSKDNKEYEVSRSAAMVSPTLKAMIEGSFEENKGRIELKQFDSHILEKVVEYLNYNFKYGGTNVEEDDEEDEIPEFDIPTEMSLELLLAADYLSI; encoded by the coding sequence ATGTGTCAAGATCCAGTCACGCTTGTGTCAAAGGACAATAAGGAATATGAAGTATCACGATCTGCTGCTATGGTTTCACCGACCTTAAAGGCCATGATTGAAGGCTCCTTTGAGGAAAACAAAGGCCGGATAGAACTCAAACAGTTTGATTCTCATATCCTAGAAAAGGTTGTAGAGTATCTGAACTACAACTTCAAATACGGCGGTACCAACGTggaagaagacgatgaagaagatgagatTCCAGAGTTTGACATACCGACTGAAATGTCCTTAGAGTTGTTACTTGCTGCGGACTATTTGAGTATCTAA
- the VPS16 gene encoding tethering complex subunit VPS16 (similar to Saccharomyces cerevisiae VPS16 (YPL045W); ancestral locus Anc_8.493): MKNPSFDWEKLKDVFYRNRAIGELKWPTQYEDYRCALSLTVIAVEIQDFLQVYNYFGQLLGKINLQKIHEDVIKFEFDKDEKLTLVTKKSIKIVKSWSPLAMESVPLEDASLDTIWDYHGGIMLLKESRDIYKLNGNQWELLYKNKDKKYNLLTKNHWSCNDDFIILLDVDHVYQISTSNGTLLKLISDSSWHNLTISSRGFICLYNMKYNKLQIFKDPTRVLMEHDLDSAPDDICWCGNDTIACSFEDEIKLYGPDGLYVTFWYPFNVTNLRAEIDGLKVITTEKIYFLSRVQPQTSNIFRIGSTEPGAMLLDSFGLLEDHAPKAIEILKNFVLEKGVLDCITAAVDEFEPKLQKTLLNAASFGKASLQYKSFNASIFVDACNTIKLLNCFRSFGIFLTAEEYKSVSLKGVIDRLLAYHKYYECIQICKLADKRFLLGYVFTEWAKDKIKVSSDMEDDELLETIKSRLSAIKVMDTIQMTAIAKVAYLEGRFQLSRNLALLEKNEEAKIEQLFDLDDDSIALRECIKVQNSGLTVSLLVALSRKLTNSQLTKLLIIDMFNNPLYLYYMRADKAYLYDFYRQTDQFIDLAHVLLQQGKEQQSLHSFLPQVKDLYGKVQNSELANDVMEQLQRQEKLWIYQESLGKRFGISFTDMTLDQTLSKLIETGQEKQVKEIVKKFKVSEKKLYHLKCKMLVETKKFDQLLQFAQSKKSPIGYMPFYRYLKTRGHVNEAAPYVNMISGLSYQEKKKLYIDCRSFRDAIQLAGKEKDIPGLKEIYNIIPSNEPELKALTNETMSRI; the protein is encoded by the coding sequence ATGAAGAACCCTAGCTTTGACTGGGAAAAGTTAAAAGATGTATTTTATAGAAATAGAGCCATTGGCGAGTTGAAATGGCCAACACAATACGAAGACTACAGATGTGCATTGTCATTAACCGTCATTGCCGTAGAGATTCAAGACTTTCTACAGGTATACAATTACTTTGGACAATTGCTAGGCAAGATCAACCTACAGAAAATACATGAAGATGTAATAAAGTTTGAATTTGACAAAGACGAAAAGCTGACACTGGTTACCAAAAAGTCTATAAAGATTGTAAAAAGTTGGTCGCCGCTAGCAATGGAAAGTGTGCCGTTGGAAGATGCAAGCCTGGACACGATCTGGGATTATCATGGCGGAATCATGCTGTTAAAAGAATCTCGCGATATATACAAGTTAAACGGAAATCAATGGGAACTTCTTTATAAGAATAAAGATAAGAAATACAATTTATTGACGAAGAACCATTGGAGTTGCAATGATGATTTTATCATTCTTTTAGATGTGGACCACGTTTATCAAATAAGTACTTCAAATGGGACACTATTGAAGCTAATTTCAGATTCATCATGGCACAACTTAACTATCTCATCTAGAGGATTTATCTGTCTTTATAACATGAAGTACAACAAATtgcaaattttcaaagatccaACAAGAGTATTAATGGAACACGACTTGGATTCCGCACCAGATGATATATGCTGGTGTGGAAATGATACTATTGCTTGCTCCTTCGAAGATGAAATCAAATTATATGGACCGGATGGCCTGTATGTCACATTTTGGTACCCGTTTAATGTAACTAATTTGAGGGCGGAAATTGATGGTTTGAAAGTTATTACTACGGAGAAAATTTACTTTTTATCAAGAGTACAACCTCAAACTTCTAACATCTTCAGAATTGGTTCCACTGAGCCAGGGGCTATGCTTCTTGACTCGTTCGGTTTACTGGAGGACCACGCACCCAAAGCAATTGAAATCCTGAAGAATTTCGTTCTAGAAAAGGGTGTACTAGATTGTATTACCGCCGCAGTAGACGAATTCGAACCCAAGTTGCAAAAAACATTATTGAACGCTGCTTCCTTTGGGAAGGCTTCCTTACAATATAAGTCCTTCAATGCGAGCATATTCGTAGACGCCTGTAATACGATAAAACTATTGAACTGTTTTAGAAGttttggtattttcttGACCGCGGAAGAATACAAGAGCGTCTCTTTGAAAGGTGTCATTGATAGGCTGTTGGCATATCACAAATATTATGAATGTATACAGATATGCAAACTGGCTGATAAACGGTTTCTCTTGGGATACGTATTTACGGAGTGGGCAAAAGACAAAATCAAAGTTAGTTCTGACATggaagatgatgaattgCTAGAGACAATTAAATCTCGGCTGAGTGCTATAAAGGTTATGGATACGATACAGATGACTGCTATTGCCAAAGTGGCATATCTTGAAGGAAGATTCCAGTTATCCAGAAATTTGGCATTGTTAGAGAAAAATGAGGAAGCTAAGATTGAGCAACTTTTTGACCTTGATGATGATAGTATAGCTTTAAGGGAGTGTATTAAGGTACAGAACTCCGGTTTAACAGTTTCGTTGTTAGTTGCACTCTCAAGAAAGCTAACAAACTCTCAACTGACGAAGCTTTTGATCATTGATATGTTCAACAACCCCTTGTATCTCTATTATATGAGGGCAGATAAAGCTTACTTGTACGATTTTTACCGCCAAACAGATCAATTTATTGACTTGGCCCACGTATTATTGCAGCAAGGAAAGGAACAACAATCTTTGCACAGCTTTTTACCGCAAGTTAAAGATCTTTATGGCAAAGTACAGAACAGTGAATTGGCCAATGATGTCATGGAACAGCTCCaaagacaagaaaaacTATGGATATACCAGGAGTCCCTAGGCAAAAGATTTGGTATCTCATTCACTGATATGACATTGGATCAGacactttcaaaattgattgaaacaggacaagaaaaacaagTGAAAGAAATAGTGAAGAAGTTCAAAGtaagtgaaaaaaagcttTATCACTTAAAATGTAAAATGTTAGTAGAAACTAAGAAATTTGATCAACTACTTCAGTTTGCTCAATCGAAAAAGTCACCAATTGGTTACATGCCCTTTTATAGATACTTGAAAACGAGAGGGCATGTAAACGAAGCTGCCCCTTATGTCAATATGATATCTGGTCTTTCTTAccaggaaaagaagaagctttACATTGATTGTAGGAGTTTTCGCGATGCAATTCAACTAGCGGGCAAAGAGAAAGACATACCGGGACTGAAGGAAATATACAATATTATTCCTTCTAATGAACCAGAATTGAAGGCACTTACAAATGAAACAATGAGTAGGATATAG